Proteins encoded within one genomic window of Thermostichus vulcanus str. 'Rupite':
- the uvrB gene encoding excinuclease ABC subunit UvrB, whose product MSEFQLISPYQPTGDQPKAIAELVDSIRAGHRFQTLLGATGTGKTFTIAHTIQQVGKPTLVMAHNKTLAAQLCNELRELFPHNAVEYFISYYDYYQPEAYVPSTDTYIAKSSSINDEIDMLRHSATRSLFERRDVIVVASVSCIYGLGMPEEYLNASIPFKVGQELNQRDLLRDLASVQYERNDLELTRGRFRLKGDVLEIVPAYEDRVIRIEFFGDEIDAIRLIDPVTGEILNSLSALRVYPARHFVTPEEQLEQALIDIEQELEDQLARFRKEGKLLEAQRLEQRTRYDLEMLREVGYCSGIENYSRHLTGRKEGDPPACLVDYFKANDWLLVLDESHVTVPQIRGMYNGDRARKQVLVDHGFRLPSALDNRPLKAEEFWAKVHQCVFVSATPGNWELEQSEAEFETLIENGKPLMLYRPGTGRVVEQVIRPTGVVDPEVHVRPTAGQVDDLMGEIYERLERSQRGPAERVIVTTLTKRMAEDLTEYLQERGIRVRYLHSEITSIERIEILQDFREGAFDVLVGVNLLREGLDLPEVSLVAILDADKEGFLRAERSLIQMIGRAARNVRGTVVMYADNMTGSMARAIAETERRREIQLQYNIQNNITPKPIIKKSSNAILSFLAISRKLSDQDLEKAFQASEEIPLSEIPELISQLELKMKTAAKNLEFEEAAELRDKIKKLRRRLLGNHQGT is encoded by the coding sequence TGGCTGCACAACTGTGTAATGAACTGCGAGAGCTATTCCCCCATAATGCCGTTGAATACTTTATCAGCTATTACGACTACTATCAACCGGAAGCCTACGTTCCCAGTACCGATACTTATATTGCCAAGTCTTCTTCCATTAATGATGAAATTGATATGTTGCGACACTCTGCCACCCGCTCTTTATTTGAACGACGGGATGTAATTGTTGTTGCATCTGTGAGTTGTATCTACGGCTTGGGAATGCCGGAAGAGTACCTCAATGCTTCCATCCCATTCAAGGTAGGGCAAGAACTCAACCAGCGAGATCTGTTGCGGGATTTGGCCAGTGTGCAGTACGAGCGCAATGATTTGGAGTTGACCCGAGGACGCTTCCGTCTAAAGGGAGATGTGCTAGAAATTGTTCCAGCCTACGAAGATCGGGTCATTCGCATCGAATTTTTTGGAGATGAGATCGATGCCATTCGTTTAATTGATCCGGTCACGGGCGAAATTTTGAACAGTCTCAGTGCCCTCAGGGTTTATCCGGCTCGACACTTTGTGACACCGGAAGAACAACTGGAGCAAGCTTTGATCGATATTGAGCAAGAACTAGAAGATCAATTGGCCCGCTTCCGAAAGGAAGGCAAGCTGCTCGAAGCCCAACGCTTGGAACAACGTACTCGCTACGACTTGGAAATGCTGCGGGAAGTGGGCTATTGCAGTGGTATCGAAAATTATTCTCGACACCTGACCGGACGTAAGGAAGGGGATCCCCCTGCCTGTTTGGTGGATTATTTCAAGGCGAATGATTGGCTATTGGTGCTCGATGAATCACATGTGACAGTGCCCCAAATTCGCGGCATGTACAATGGCGACCGTGCCCGCAAACAGGTGCTGGTGGATCACGGGTTTCGCTTGCCCAGCGCCTTGGATAATCGCCCTCTCAAGGCAGAAGAATTTTGGGCGAAAGTCCATCAGTGTGTCTTTGTTTCTGCTACTCCTGGCAACTGGGAACTGGAACAAAGTGAAGCTGAGTTTGAAACCCTGATTGAGAATGGCAAGCCATTGATGCTTTACCGCCCTGGTACTGGTCGAGTCGTAGAGCAGGTGATTCGGCCCACAGGCGTAGTGGATCCAGAGGTGCATGTACGCCCTACTGCCGGGCAGGTGGATGACTTGATGGGGGAAATTTACGAACGCTTAGAACGCTCCCAACGTGGCCCCGCTGAACGGGTGATTGTAACCACTCTTACCAAACGTATGGCGGAAGATCTGACGGAATACCTACAGGAGCGCGGGATCCGTGTCCGTTATTTGCATTCTGAAATTACCTCAATTGAGCGGATCGAGATTTTACAAGATTTTCGGGAAGGCGCTTTTGACGTACTGGTGGGGGTCAACCTACTGCGGGAAGGGTTGGATTTGCCGGAAGTGTCTTTGGTGGCGATTTTGGATGCGGATAAGGAAGGTTTTTTGCGGGCAGAACGATCTCTGATCCAGATGATCGGGCGAGCAGCCCGAAATGTACGGGGAACTGTGGTGATGTATGCCGACAATATGACCGGTAGTATGGCCCGAGCCATCGCAGAAACCGAGCGCCGCCGGGAAATTCAATTACAATACAACATCCAAAACAACATTACCCCCAAGCCGATTATCAAAAAATCCAGCAATGCCATCTTGTCCTTTTTGGCCATCTCCCGCAAACTTAGCGATCAAGATTTGGAGAAAGCCTTCCAAGCCTCGGAAGAGATCCCTCTCTCGGAAATTCCGGAGCTGATTAGCCAACTGGAACTGAAAATGAAAACAGCCGCCAAAAACCTGGAATTCGAAGAAGCCGCTGAACTGCGGGACAAGATCAAAAAACTGCGCCGACGCCTGTTAGGCAACCATCAGGGCACCTAA